The Prunus persica cultivar Lovell chromosome G7, Prunus_persica_NCBIv2, whole genome shotgun sequence genome has a segment encoding these proteins:
- the LOC18769182 gene encoding uncharacterized protein LOC18769182 → MKRGSVSHDLGPFPSIGGPDFHGSRIGGQKGWSSERVPLPTSSGQRHAIHGSTSLMGLSNGGRTVPSKWEDAERWICSPFLGYGCESNKNDSHSHGHGQQRRPKSKSGPIVPPGAVYCSNFSPANPAFDGCGSVRNFAIGSPFSTGVLAAESVSLLYGGSGGMGRSTSALGPLELQNEKLDNTKCEEPAISRAVSQRDMGTQITPNGCLHHSPPPPKRRSSFAPSSSTLLSIVEQQREHFAKLEVREVQVDNGATGTKGSRRGGSVMKRHPDVYDFDKIAIKNQPPSFNIAEAAMNSSRKQREEAKITAWENLQKAKAEAALRKLEMKLEKKRSSTMDKIMKKVRNAQVKAHKMRSSIAVKDGHQAPKTPGKLASFGKLVRGGSLSSCFTRNAA, encoded by the exons ATGAAGAGAGGTTCTGTTTCTCATGATTTGGGTCCATTTCCAAGCATAGGAGGGCCAGATTTTCATGGCAGTAGAATTGGAGGCCAAAAGGGTTGGAGCTCTGAGCGTGTGCCGTTGCCTACAAGCAGTGGACAGAGGCATGCCATCCATGGCAGCACTTCTTTGATGGGGCTGAGCAATGGTGGGAGGACTGTGCCTTCAAAATGGGAAGATGCAGAGAGGTGGATTTGCAGCCCATTTCTCGGATATGGCTGTGAAAGCAACAAGAATGATTCACATTCTCATGGTCATGGTCAGCAGAGGAGGCCTAAGTCCAAGAGTGGTCCAATTGTGCCTCCCGGAGCTGTGTACTGTTCGAATTTTTCGCCTGCAAATCCGGCATTTGATGGCTGCGGCAGCGTGAGGAATTTCGCAATTGGTTCACCATTTTCAACAGGAGTTTTGGCAGCTGAAAGTGTCTCTCTTCTATATGGTGGCAGTGGAGGAATGGGAAGATCAACTAGTGCGCTTGGACCGTTAGAATTGCAAA ATGAGAAACTTGATAACACAAAGTGTGAGGAACCAGCGATTTCCCGAGCTGTTTCACAACGAGATATGGGAACCCAAATAACCCCAAATGGTTGCCTCCACCACTCACCACCACCTCCCAAAAGGAGGTCATCATTTgctccatcttcttcaactCTTCTTTCCATTGTGGAGCAGCAACGCGAACATTTTGCTAAGTTAGAGGTCAGAGAAGTGCAGGTTGACAATGGAGCCACTGGCACTAAGGGGTCAAGAAGGGGTGGTAGCGTCATGAAAAGACACCCGGATGTTTATGATTTCGACAAAATTGCTATTAAAAACCAACCTCCATCTTTCAATATTGCAGAGGCAGCTATGAACAGTTCAAG AAAGCAAAGAGAGGAAGCCAAGATCACTGCGTGGGAGAACTTGCAGAAGGCAAAAGCTGAAGCAGCACTAAGAAAACTTGAG atgaaattggaaaagaagAGATCGTCGACAATGGACAAGATCATGAAGAAGGTGAGAAACGCACAAGTTAAAGCCCACAAGATGAGAAGCTCAATAGCAGTTAAAGACGGCCATCAAGCTCCGAAAACTCCCGGAAAGCTTGCTTCCTTCGGTAAGCTTGTCCGGGGGGGTTCCCTGAGCAGTTGCTTTACCCGTAATGCTGCCTAA